The following DNA comes from Pseudomonadota bacterium.
AATCGAATCCAATCCGATACACGGTGGCACCAAGCAGTGCGCCGACTCCCGCGAGCCAAGCGATTGGCCGAGCTATACTCTGCCCATAAAGAGAAAAGAGTCCGTACGTCTGCGCAAAAATCCTTACAATGCCGCGCTCCTTTACGCTACGGCAGCGCAGCTCCATGACAAAAAATAGCTGCTCGTCGCGATGGGCCTCGTGCTCCCTTCGGATCTTTTTTAGCGTCTGATATGCGGCCTCAGCTCCATCGCTTTTGATGTCTTGGAACTGCCTCCAAAAGTGACGACCAACAGAAAATGACGTGCCGGGATGTAGTCTCGCGCCGTGGAATTCAGGTGCTACGGCAAATTTGCAATCGCGGAAATCCGAAAACCCTTCAAGGAGCACACCTTGAAATATCGCGCGATCGTCGAATACAGCTCGGTCAAACCTCACCTGCCCGCGAAATGCAGTGTCACGAACGAACGTAACGCTACGCGCGAAGTGAGCACGATTGAGTCTTACGTTATCTTGGAAGGCTCCCGAAACGGTAACTGGACCCTTAAATTGCGCTCGGTAAAATGAGCATATTTTCCTTGCTTCAATGCGCTCGAGATTAACGTCTTTTTCGAAGATTGAACGTACCCCTCGAACAATACCTGACCAGGTTCCACTGAACTCAAGTTTTCCGTAGAACCTTGCATGGCTGATGTTGAGGGCCGGTCGTGGGCCTTCATTCACGAAATGAGCGACCAACTGGGCGCGCCCGCGTATGCATGTTCGAACCAAGCTCACTGGGCCGCGGCACGTCCCGCTGATTAAGAGGTCGCCTTGAACTTTGGCTCTATCAAGTAGGACATCTCCGTCGATATCGACTCCAGTTAGATAGAGGTTACCTTGGATCTCTCGTGATCGGAGATCGATACTAAATTTGGAATGCAATTGACCTTGAAGCGTGACGCTCTCACCAACTAGTACAGGACGAAAGATGCCGCCATGCGTCGTAGTCGTTTCCAACAGTGTGATGTCCTTAGCGAATGTCGTAGCTTCGAAGAGAACGTCGCGCATAAATCGGCATTTCTTGAATGTGACCTTGCCTGCGAAGACCGTATTGGTCAGATCCAAGCCATTCTCAAATTGTACGTTTTCGAAGTGAATATCTCCGGCGATTTCCGCACCGCAGATGAAGTCACGTGCGTCCAATAGAACGTCTCGTAGGATCAGTCGCCCCGGTATTCGCAGACCTCTGATGTGACTGGTTAGCCTTCCGCCGTAGTGGACGATGTCCGATCGCTCGTTGATGTGAAGCTTGGATTGACTCTCATGCCATACCTTCAGTTGATCTGGAGTCCACGTGAAGAGTGAGGCCAAATCGGTTTGCGGCATTCCGCGTTCCACGCTTTAGTTGAATGGTCGTAAGGCACTCAAACGAATTTCGGCGGCGCCTGGAATCCTTGATACTCCCGCTCGAGCGCCTGAGCGAAGGCGATCGTGACCCAGTCGCCGTATTGTGGGCCGACGATCTGCACGCCGACCGGCAAACCCTGCGGCGAAAGCCCGATGGGGGCCACGGTCGAGGGCAGATAGGAGATCCCGGTCAGCCCCGCCCAGAAGAAGAGCGCATTCATCGGCCGCTTCTTGCCATTGATGGCGACCTGCCGCTGGTTCATCGGCCCGTGATCATGGGGAAAGGCGACGGTCGGCGCGGTCGGGCAAAGCAAGACATCGTAGTCCTCGAAGAAGCGCGCCCAGCGGCGGCGCATCTGATGGCGCTGCTCGTTCAGCACCAGCCAATCCTTGTGATGCAGCACCTGGCCGCGGATGATCGCGGCCGTGAGGCTGTCGTCTTTTGGGTCGAGCTTTTGGGCCGCTTCGAGATTGCGCTTGAAATCCGCCGCCGGTTGGCGGGCGGAGAGTGCCGCGATCATCATCGTGACGAAGACCGACAGGCATCGTCCCATGTCGATGTCGGGCCGCGCCTCTCTGACCTTGACCCGGCTCTTGGCGAGGAAGCCGAGGAGATCCTGCAGCCGATCGCCGACCGCGGCATCGACCTCGGCAACCGGGTCGCTCTCCATCACCGCCACGCGGAAGTCGCGAAGCCGGCGCTTCGCCGGGCGCGCCGGGACCAGGCGATAGCCGCCGCCGGCGAACTCCTCCGGACCGGCCATGATTTCGAGCGCGATCGCCAGATCCTCCGCACTCCGCGCCATGGGACCGATCACGGATATGTCGGCCGATGCCGCCCAGTCGCCGAGCGCGTGGCCGCGGTTGGGGCAGAGCCCGAAGGTCGGCTTGTGTCCGTAGACGCCGCAGAAATGCGCCGGCACGCGGATCGAGCCGCCGATGTCGCTGCCGATCTCGAGTCCGGTCAAGCCCGCCGCCAGCGCCGCCGCCGCCCCGCCCGAGGAGCCGCCCGGCGTGCACGCGAGATCCCAAGGATTGCTCGTGGTGCCGTAGATCTCGTTGTAGCTCTGCCAATCGGCGAGCCAGATCGGCACGTTGGTCTTGCCGAAGACGACGGCACCCGCGGCGATGAAGCGGTCCACCGCCAGCGCGTTCCACGGGAGCCGATTGTCTTTGAACTCCGGCACGCCCCAGTTCGTCGGCATGCTGCCGGCGGCGAAGGAATCTTTCACCGTCATCGGCACGCCGTGCAACGGCCCCCAGATTTCGCCCTTGGCCAGCGCCCGGTCGGCGGCCTTGGCCCGCTTGCGCGCGGCCCTGAGGTCG
Coding sequences within:
- a CDS encoding pentapeptide repeat-containing protein, whose translation is MDARDFICGAEIAGDIHFENVQFENGLDLTNTVFAGKVTFKKCRFMRDVLFEATTFAKDITLLETTTTHGGIFRPVLVGESVTLQGQLHSKFSIDLRSREIQGNLYLTGVDIDGDVLLDRAKVQGDLLISGTCRGPVSLVRTCIRGRAQLVAHFVNEGPRPALNISHARFYGKLEFSGTWSGIVRGVRSIFEKDVNLERIEARKICSFYRAQFKGPVTVSGAFQDNVRLNRAHFARSVTFVRDTAFRGQVRFDRAVFDDRAIFQGVLLEGFSDFRDCKFAVAPEFHGARLHPGTSFSVGRHFWRQFQDIKSDGAEAAYQTLKKIRREHEAHRDEQLFFVMELRCRSVKERGIVRIFAQTYGLFSLYGQSIARPIAWLAGVGALLGATVYRIGFDSVASATAETRMLAHIHYTLRQTLPVLYPFTGSWEALWKTTIDEAVKVVPIMPTVAALHALFSSVLLFLLLLALKNRFKMQ
- a CDS encoding amidase, whose translation is MSDIAFWSAKKLAAAIRRRKLGSLELLEHYWRRLERHNKAVNAVVATDLRAARKRAKAADRALAKGEIWGPLHGVPMTVKDSFAAGSMPTNWGVPEFKDNRLPWNALAVDRFIAAGAVVFGKTNVPIWLADWQSYNEIYGTTSNPWDLACTPGGSSGGAAAALAAGLTGLEIGSDIGGSIRVPAHFCGVYGHKPTFGLCPNRGHALGDWAASADISVIGPMARSAEDLAIALEIMAGPEEFAGGGYRLVPARPAKRRLRDFRVAVMESDPVAEVDAAVGDRLQDLLGFLAKSRVKVREARPDIDMGRCLSVFVTMMIAALSARQPAADFKRNLEAAQKLDPKDDSLTAAIIRGQVLHHKDWLVLNEQRHQMRRRWARFFEDYDVLLCPTAPTVAFPHDHGPMNQRQVAINGKKRPMNALFFWAGLTGISYLPSTVAPIGLSPQGLPVGVQIVGPQYGDWVTIAFAQALEREYQGFQAPPKFV